The following are encoded in a window of Sinomonas cyclohexanicum genomic DNA:
- a CDS encoding beta-N-acetylhexosaminidase family protein, with protein METPSKARRRRRLRAWIVTVVVALVAVGIVTAWIATRHEAAPVPYSGPALHPAPQHISGSGIDLDLSGRVTVVAADGADPVTVDSLTALLGEVAREVGTAPSAADAASGSTVILVGTWAEGGPLATALDSVKAAAEDGPRKEALGRPEGYVLATGTLEGHPAAILAGADAHGSFYAVQSLRDLLAGGRLAAVSVADWPLMATRGVIEGFYGTPWTDQARSDVLSAMGRAKMNTFFYSPKDDPFARERWRDLYTSDGAAGLRNVVALASRNHINVAYALSPGLDICYSRASDLDAAVAKIDSLYDLGIRTFIVPFDDISGSFRCRSDQTRFTAPGDGGALAQAQASFLNSLRDRLTADHPDLSPLQMVPTNYSGTTKDAYKTRLGRDLDPRIVVQWTGPEVVSHRISGDAAQTAQTVYGGPGKRRPVLIWDNFPVNDFAPEHLFLAPVEGRDPDLYKYVVGMVSNPMPEAYASLPGIATFADMTWNGADYRPYEALDAALVSLAGGDSAALSALRAFTDLNQNWQLDDLVHPAPALSRDVDAFWSAYRGGTPLPSGLADRARILQQVPELLTQLKGPGGEGYAADVAPWSAAAADYGAAMAHALDMLAAVRSNDEAAARSAEAALTASRRSAVALGLKLADGRLAIPATGDGVAQRFLDDALAEFNAAYGN; from the coding sequence GTGGAGACCCCCTCGAAGGCCCGGCGACGGCGGCGCCTGCGCGCGTGGATTGTGACCGTGGTCGTGGCTCTCGTGGCCGTGGGAATCGTGACGGCCTGGATCGCCACACGGCACGAGGCGGCCCCGGTCCCGTACAGCGGGCCAGCCCTGCACCCCGCCCCGCAGCACATCTCGGGCAGCGGAATCGACCTCGACCTCTCGGGCCGGGTCACGGTCGTCGCGGCCGACGGCGCCGACCCGGTGACCGTCGATTCCCTCACCGCGCTCTTGGGTGAGGTCGCGCGCGAGGTGGGGACGGCGCCGTCGGCCGCCGACGCTGCGAGCGGTTCCACGGTGATCCTCGTCGGAACGTGGGCCGAGGGCGGGCCCCTGGCCACGGCGCTCGACTCCGTGAAGGCGGCGGCGGAGGACGGACCGCGCAAGGAGGCCCTCGGCCGCCCGGAGGGCTACGTGCTCGCGACCGGCACCCTCGAGGGGCATCCCGCGGCAATCCTCGCCGGTGCCGACGCCCACGGCTCGTTCTACGCCGTCCAGTCACTTCGCGACCTGCTGGCCGGGGGACGGCTTGCGGCCGTGAGCGTCGCCGACTGGCCGCTCATGGCCACCCGCGGCGTGATCGAGGGGTTCTACGGCACCCCGTGGACAGACCAGGCGCGCAGCGACGTGCTCAGCGCCATGGGCCGCGCCAAGATGAACACGTTCTTCTACTCGCCCAAGGACGACCCGTTCGCCCGGGAGCGCTGGCGCGACCTCTACACGTCCGACGGCGCGGCCGGCCTCCGCAATGTGGTCGCCCTGGCGTCCCGGAACCACATCAACGTCGCATACGCCCTCTCGCCCGGCCTCGACATCTGCTACTCCCGAGCGTCCGACCTCGACGCGGCGGTGGCCAAGATCGATTCACTCTACGATCTGGGGATCCGCACCTTCATCGTGCCGTTCGACGACATCAGCGGGTCCTTCAGGTGCCGCTCCGACCAGACCCGCTTCACCGCTCCCGGCGACGGGGGAGCGCTCGCCCAGGCGCAGGCGTCCTTCCTGAACAGCCTGCGGGACCGCCTCACCGCGGACCACCCCGACCTCTCGCCCCTCCAGATGGTCCCCACCAACTACAGCGGCACCACCAAGGACGCCTACAAGACACGGCTCGGGCGCGACCTCGATCCCAGAATCGTCGTCCAGTGGACCGGCCCGGAGGTCGTCTCCCACCGCATCTCGGGCGACGCGGCACAGACGGCGCAGACGGTGTACGGGGGGCCCGGCAAGCGGCGCCCGGTCCTCATCTGGGACAACTTCCCCGTCAACGACTTCGCGCCGGAGCATCTGTTCCTGGCGCCGGTCGAAGGACGCGACCCGGACCTGTACAAGTACGTCGTCGGAATGGTGTCGAACCCCATGCCGGAGGCGTACGCGTCCCTGCCCGGCATCGCGACGTTCGCGGACATGACATGGAACGGGGCGGACTACCGGCCCTACGAGGCGCTCGATGCGGCGCTCGTGTCACTCGCGGGAGGCGACTCCGCCGCGCTCTCTGCGCTACGGGCGTTCACGGACCTGAACCAGAACTGGCAGCTCGACGACCTGGTGCACCCCGCGCCCGCGCTGTCCCGCGACGTCGACGCGTTCTGGTCCGCCTACCGGGGCGGCACGCCCCTGCCCTCGGGGCTCGCCGACCGCGCCCGGATCCTGCAGCAGGTCCCCGAACTGCTGACACAGCTCAAGGGACCTGGGGGCGAGGGGTACGCGGCGGACGTCGCGCCGTGGTCGGCCGCGGCCGCGGACTACGGCGCCGCCATGGCCCACGCGCTGGACATGCTCGCCGCGGTGCGGAGCAACGACGAGGCGGCCGCCCGCAGCGCCGAGGCGGCGCTCACCGCCTCGCGTAGGAGCGCGGTCGCCCTCGGGCTCAAGCTCGCCGACGGGCGGCTGGCCATCCCCGCCACAGGCGACGGCGTGGCGCAGCGCTTCCTCGACGACGCGCTGGCCGAGTTCAACGCCGCGTACGGCAACTAG
- a CDS encoding DMT family transporter, which produces MIPLLVVLGVLGVSASGPLIAATLGGTSVTALAIAFWRNALAAVVMAAPVAVRSPGQFRRLGRREYFWSAVAGVALAFHFVCFILSLTLTSVAASTALVCLQSGWIAVFSLVRGRRLPAAVLVGLGLAFAGVVAITGLDLGSSREAVLGDVLAVAGGILAGLYTMAGGKARQTMSTGTYTTVCYSVCALLVAVMALATGQRLTGFEPIGWVGIAAITLAAQIVGHTAFNYLVATLSPLVVSMFILLEIPGAALLAAVFLHEVLPAGTYAGLALILAGLAVVVLGQRRVRQGKGATAALEPELGAD; this is translated from the coding sequence GTGATCCCCCTCCTCGTGGTGCTCGGCGTTCTGGGCGTCTCCGCCTCGGGTCCGCTCATCGCCGCCACGCTCGGCGGGACGTCGGTGACCGCCCTCGCCATCGCGTTCTGGCGCAACGCGCTCGCCGCGGTCGTGATGGCCGCGCCCGTCGCCGTGCGGAGCCCGGGGCAGTTCCGCCGGCTGGGGCGCCGCGAGTACTTCTGGTCCGCCGTGGCCGGGGTGGCCCTCGCGTTCCACTTCGTGTGCTTCATCCTCTCGCTGACGCTGACCTCCGTCGCGGCCTCGACGGCCCTCGTGTGCCTGCAGTCCGGGTGGATCGCGGTGTTCTCGCTCGTGCGGGGGCGCAGGCTGCCGGCTGCCGTGCTCGTGGGCCTGGGTCTCGCGTTCGCCGGCGTCGTTGCCATCACGGGCCTCGATCTCGGGTCCTCCCGCGAGGCTGTGCTCGGCGACGTCCTCGCCGTGGCCGGTGGCATCCTTGCGGGCCTCTACACGATGGCGGGCGGCAAGGCCCGCCAGACCATGAGCACGGGCACGTACACGACCGTCTGCTACAGCGTGTGCGCGCTCCTGGTCGCGGTCATGGCGCTGGCCACGGGGCAGCGGCTCACCGGCTTCGAGCCGATCGGCTGGGTCGGCATCGCGGCGATTACCCTCGCGGCGCAGATCGTGGGGCACACGGCGTTCAACTACCTCGTGGCGACGCTGAGCCCGCTCGTCGTCTCGATGTTCATCCTGCTCGAGATCCCGGGCGCTGCGCTGCTCGCGGCGGTGTTCCTGCACGAGGTCCTGCCTGCCGGGACCTACGCTGGGCTCGCGCTCATCCTGGCCGGCCTCGCCGTCGTCGTGCTCGGGCAGCGTCGGGTCCGCCAAGGGAAGGGCGCGACCGCGGCGCTGGAGCCTGAGCTCGGGGCCGACTGA
- a CDS encoding glycosyltransferase: MLPETILLDATAAPAPTSAAPSVSIVIPAYNEESVIRQCVTAAIYQSVPAHEIIVVDNMSKDSTAQIVRQLQAEYPESRISLLTQDAEQGLIPTRNFGLDHATGDVLGRIDADSLLEPDWVEEVQRAFADRNVQAATGPVIYYDMPMRRFGLKADDKVRQLLLKLSRHEYHFLFGSNMALRRSAWEAIRARTCRDERDEMHEDIDLSLHLAEQGLRIQYWPEMVSGMSARRLEDSPKDYRYYVQRFDRTYKAHNIKKIALRAPMAVIFSVYYPAKLLRAIHAANQPLAKRGGV, translated from the coding sequence ATGCTCCCGGAAACCATTCTCCTCGACGCGACGGCCGCGCCCGCTCCGACGTCGGCGGCGCCGAGCGTCTCGATCGTGATCCCGGCGTACAACGAGGAGAGCGTGATCCGCCAGTGCGTCACGGCGGCCATCTACCAGTCGGTCCCGGCGCACGAGATCATCGTCGTTGACAACATGTCCAAGGACTCGACGGCGCAGATCGTGCGCCAGCTGCAGGCCGAGTACCCGGAATCCCGGATCAGCCTGCTGACCCAGGACGCCGAGCAGGGCCTGATCCCGACCCGCAACTTCGGCCTCGACCACGCCACGGGGGACGTCCTGGGCCGCATCGACGCCGACTCCCTGCTCGAGCCGGACTGGGTCGAGGAGGTCCAGAGGGCCTTCGCCGACCGGAACGTCCAGGCGGCAACCGGTCCGGTGATCTACTACGACATGCCGATGCGCCGGTTCGGCCTCAAGGCGGACGACAAGGTGCGCCAGCTGCTGCTGAAGCTCTCGCGGCACGAGTACCACTTCCTGTTCGGCTCGAACATGGCGCTGCGCCGTTCCGCGTGGGAGGCCATCCGCGCCAGGACGTGCCGCGACGAGCGGGACGAGATGCACGAGGACATCGACCTGTCCCTGCATCTGGCCGAGCAGGGCCTGCGGATCCAGTACTGGCCCGAGATGGTCTCCGGAATGTCTGCCCGGCGGCTCGAGGACTCGCCGAAGGACTACCGGTATTACGTGCAGCGGTTCGACCGCACGTACAAGGCGCACAACATCAAGAAGATCGCGCTGCGCGCACCGATGGCCGTGATCTTCTCGGTCTACTACCCGGCCAAGCTGCTGCGGGCCATCCACGCGGCGAACCAGCCGCTCGCCAAGCGCGGGGGAGTCTGA
- a CDS encoding peptidylprolyl isomerase has product MSAIATAKATIHTNHGDIVVNLFGNHAPKTVKNFVGLATGEQAWTHPETGEDKTGTPLYDGTIFHRIIKDFMIQGGDPLGKGIGGPGYKFDDEIHPELTFKDPYKLAMANAGIQAGRGTNGSQFFITTVDTSWLNGKHTIFGEVADDASKKVVDEIEGVRTGMQDRPVEDVVISSIDIENL; this is encoded by the coding sequence ATGAGCGCAATCGCAACCGCAAAGGCAACCATCCACACGAACCACGGCGACATCGTGGTCAACCTGTTCGGCAACCATGCGCCGAAGACCGTGAAGAACTTCGTGGGCCTCGCCACCGGCGAGCAGGCCTGGACCCACCCGGAGACGGGCGAGGACAAGACCGGCACCCCCCTCTACGACGGCACGATCTTCCACCGCATCATCAAGGACTTCATGATCCAGGGCGGCGATCCGCTCGGGAAGGGCATCGGCGGCCCCGGCTACAAGTTCGACGACGAGATCCACCCCGAGCTGACCTTCAAGGACCCGTACAAGCTCGCGATGGCCAACGCTGGGATCCAGGCGGGCCGCGGCACCAACGGCTCGCAGTTCTTCATCACCACGGTGGACACCAGCTGGCTGAACGGCAAGCATACGATCTTCGGCGAGGTCGCCGATGACGCCTCCAAGAAGGTCGTCGACGAGATCGAGGGCGTCCGCACGGGCATGCAGGACCGTCCGGTCGAGGATGTCGTGATCTCCTCGATCGATATCGAGAACCTCTGA
- a CDS encoding rhomboid family intramembrane serine protease yields MSNGSPAAGPDAVPVCPRHPDRVSYVTCQRCGRPACPECQRPAAVGFHCVDCVRELAAARQGRQPRNVYGATARPGGRPMVTFAIIGLCVLVYALQWLIPNDEVFQDFAYANSASLTAAEPWRMLTSAFLHSQGFLLHIVLNMYTLWLFGQALEPYLGRIRFLAVYLLSAVGGSVGFLLLAPGPGTAVIGASGAIFGLFGGLFVVMRQRGGDVRQLLVLIAINAVLGFVIPGIAWQAHLGGLVTGAAATAVIAYAPRGRARAAVQAGGLVAVAVVLAIATVVKVSSVPLTGGISL; encoded by the coding sequence GTGAGCAATGGAAGCCCGGCGGCCGGCCCCGACGCCGTGCCCGTCTGCCCCCGCCACCCCGATCGCGTCTCCTACGTAACGTGTCAGCGCTGCGGGCGGCCGGCGTGCCCCGAGTGCCAACGGCCGGCCGCCGTCGGCTTCCACTGCGTGGACTGCGTCCGCGAGCTCGCCGCCGCGCGCCAGGGCCGCCAGCCGCGGAACGTCTACGGCGCGACGGCGCGCCCCGGCGGCCGCCCGATGGTGACCTTCGCCATCATCGGACTCTGCGTCCTTGTCTATGCGCTGCAGTGGCTCATCCCCAACGATGAGGTGTTCCAGGACTTCGCCTACGCGAACTCCGCATCCCTCACCGCGGCGGAGCCGTGGCGCATGCTCACGAGCGCGTTCCTTCACTCGCAGGGATTCCTCCTGCACATCGTCCTGAACATGTACACGCTCTGGCTGTTCGGCCAGGCGCTCGAGCCGTACCTCGGGAGGATCCGCTTCCTCGCGGTCTACCTGCTCTCCGCGGTGGGCGGGTCCGTGGGCTTCCTCCTGCTCGCTCCGGGGCCAGGGACGGCGGTCATCGGCGCGTCCGGCGCCATCTTCGGGCTCTTCGGTGGGCTCTTCGTCGTGATGCGCCAGCGGGGCGGCGACGTGCGCCAACTGCTCGTCCTCATCGCGATCAACGCCGTGCTCGGCTTCGTCATCCCGGGCATCGCGTGGCAGGCGCACCTCGGCGGCCTCGTCACCGGTGCGGCGGCCACCGCCGTGATCGCGTACGCGCCGAGGGGCCGGGCCCGTGCGGCGGTCCAAGCGGGCGGCCTCGTGGCGGTCGCCGTCGTGCTCGCCATCGCGACGGTCGTCAAGGTGTCCAGCGTCCCCCTCACGGGTGGGATCTCCCTCTAG
- a CDS encoding SRPBCC family protein produces the protein MTTTQTTRVTAEPGLPFVDVVREFDAPAARVYRAHTDPELFAQWVGPRKYATTIEHYDARSGGSYRFTQTGEDGAQYAFHGSFHEMTEPNRMVQTFECAGAPGHVSLDIAELEDLPDGRCRLRVHSTFQAVEDRDAMLSAGMTDGMNEGYERLDALLASGAA, from the coding sequence ATGACCACCACCCAGACCACCCGCGTGACCGCCGAGCCGGGACTCCCGTTCGTCGACGTCGTCCGCGAGTTCGACGCACCTGCCGCGCGCGTGTACCGCGCGCACACCGACCCGGAGCTCTTCGCCCAGTGGGTCGGCCCACGCAAGTACGCCACCACGATCGAGCACTATGACGCCCGCAGCGGCGGCTCGTACCGGTTCACCCAGACCGGCGAGGACGGCGCGCAGTACGCCTTCCACGGCTCGTTCCACGAGATGACCGAGCCGAACCGCATGGTCCAGACCTTCGAGTGCGCGGGCGCGCCCGGGCACGTCTCCCTCGACATCGCGGAGCTCGAGGATCTGCCGGACGGACGCTGCCGCCTGAGAGTCCACTCGACGTTCCAGGCCGTCGAGGACCGCGACGCCATGCTGTCCGCCGGAATGACCGACGGGATGAATGAGGGCTACGAGCGCCTCGACGCGCTCCTCGCGTCCGGCGCCGCGTAG
- a CDS encoding ArsR/SmtB family transcription factor, translating to MGITATAPAEPDEDRLNRAFAALSDPLRRRLVARLALGDATVNELAAPFAVTVQAVSKHLKVLEDAGLITRSRDAQRRPCHLEPAAFGPLTAWIDAYAERAEEKYRRLDAVLAQESQQSRGTQP from the coding sequence ATGGGCATCACCGCCACCGCTCCGGCAGAGCCGGACGAAGACCGCCTCAACCGGGCATTCGCGGCGCTCTCCGATCCCCTCCGCCGCAGGCTCGTGGCCCGTCTCGCACTCGGAGACGCAACCGTCAACGAGCTCGCAGCACCGTTTGCCGTGACCGTCCAGGCCGTGTCCAAGCACCTCAAGGTGCTCGAGGACGCAGGCCTCATCACCCGCAGCCGCGACGCCCAGCGCCGCCCCTGCCATCTCGAGCCCGCAGCCTTCGGGCCCCTCACCGCCTGGATCGACGCGTACGCCGAGCGAGCGGAGGAGAAGTACCGCCGCCTCGACGCCGTGCTGGCCCAGGAGAGTCAGCAGAGCAGAGGAACACAGCCATGA
- a CDS encoding polysaccharide deacetylase family protein, translating to MTAPHPTRRAAIAALSAAAGSLLAGCADSSTPIAALPGGTPAPGDPSPSASATPSPARPTPTPVHFPSDYVIPAAQGGLAPVITRVATKQPVVFLTIDDGATKHPESLALLEEHGYPATLFLTKSAMGDNPGFFKGFAERGDHVQDHTISHDTTMSTKPYAYQLGEIKGMKDYIATTYGTAPTLFRPPGGAYSAAMRKAVADAGLKAIIDWEAKANAGSMQYQYGSSLRPGDIVLMHFRPEFAADLAAFRAAHLAAGLTVVRLEDFIGA from the coding sequence ATGACGGCACCCCATCCGACCCGACGCGCAGCGATCGCGGCCCTCTCCGCAGCCGCGGGCTCACTGCTGGCTGGCTGTGCCGACTCCTCGACGCCCATCGCCGCACTGCCAGGCGGAACGCCAGCGCCCGGCGACCCCTCGCCGTCGGCCAGCGCCACGCCGTCGCCCGCTCGCCCGACGCCGACCCCGGTGCACTTCCCCTCGGACTACGTGATCCCCGCGGCACAGGGCGGCCTCGCGCCCGTCATCACCCGGGTGGCCACGAAGCAGCCGGTGGTGTTCCTCACGATCGACGACGGCGCGACGAAGCACCCCGAATCGCTCGCGCTGCTCGAGGAGCACGGCTACCCGGCCACGCTGTTCCTGACGAAGTCCGCGATGGGCGACAACCCGGGATTCTTCAAGGGCTTCGCGGAGCGCGGCGACCACGTCCAGGACCACACGATCAGCCACGACACCACGATGAGCACCAAGCCCTACGCCTACCAGCTCGGCGAGATCAAGGGCATGAAGGACTACATCGCCACGACGTACGGGACGGCTCCCACATTGTTCCGACCGCCCGGCGGCGCGTACTCCGCCGCCATGCGCAAGGCGGTCGCCGATGCCGGGCTCAAGGCGATCATCGACTGGGAGGCCAAGGCCAACGCCGGGTCGATGCAGTACCAGTACGGCAGCTCGCTGCGGCCCGGTGACATCGTGCTGATGCACTTCCGCCCCGAGTTCGCGGCAGACCTGGCCGCGTTCCGCGCGGCCCATCTGGCCGCGGGACTGACGGTCGTGCGGCTCGAGGACTTCATCGGCGCGTAG
- a CDS encoding bifunctional pirin family protein/GNAT family N-acetyltransferase: protein MSNLEADPVETLCADRPGGPGVEVIAPRDVPLGGPRAMPVRRTLPSRERSLVGAWCFLDHYGPDDVSVTGGMRVPPHPHTGLQTISWLFTGEVEHRDSAGNRMIVRPGELNIMTAGRGINHSEYSTPATTVLHGVQLWTAMPEPFRAAPPGFERYVPRAVVLEDGEGSRAGELRVFLGSLHGAASHVRTYTALLGAEATLEAGATVEFELSGQFEHAFLPDGGALEVNGEAVPEAHLAYLAPGSRPVRLGNPGDATLRVVILGGPPFDEEITMWWNFVGRSHEEIVAFRETWNRQLGVEPGGAEPEAPDGAPFGPVVELTGGERPLPAPPLPNARLRPRPRARQGETKEQREAPMTVQESEKQAGHAEFVHAEQRHRYEVHVGGVTAGFTQYRVKEGGAVLAFDHTEVADGYSGMGLASKLVTFALDDVRAKGQHIRPYCPYVRAFLKRHREYADLVEEGFTPPED, encoded by the coding sequence ATGAGCAACCTGGAAGCCGACCCCGTCGAGACCCTGTGCGCCGACAGGCCCGGGGGGCCCGGAGTCGAGGTCATCGCGCCCCGCGACGTGCCGCTCGGCGGGCCCCGGGCGATGCCAGTGCGGCGGACCCTGCCCTCGAGGGAACGCTCGCTCGTGGGCGCGTGGTGCTTCCTTGACCACTACGGTCCCGACGACGTTTCGGTCACCGGCGGCATGCGGGTCCCGCCCCACCCGCACACGGGACTGCAGACCATCAGCTGGCTGTTCACCGGTGAGGTTGAGCACCGCGACAGCGCGGGGAACCGGATGATCGTCCGACCCGGCGAGCTGAACATCATGACCGCGGGGCGCGGCATCAACCACTCCGAGTACTCCACACCCGCCACCACCGTGCTGCACGGTGTGCAGCTGTGGACGGCGATGCCGGAGCCGTTCCGCGCCGCGCCGCCGGGCTTCGAGCGGTACGTGCCACGCGCCGTCGTGCTCGAGGACGGTGAGGGCTCCCGCGCGGGCGAGCTGCGCGTGTTCCTCGGATCGCTCCACGGGGCCGCCTCGCACGTGCGGACCTACACCGCGCTGCTGGGCGCCGAGGCCACCCTCGAGGCCGGCGCCACGGTCGAGTTCGAGCTCTCCGGGCAGTTCGAGCACGCGTTCCTCCCCGACGGCGGCGCGCTCGAGGTCAATGGCGAGGCCGTGCCGGAGGCCCACCTCGCCTACCTCGCCCCGGGAAGCCGGCCGGTGCGGCTCGGAAATCCCGGGGACGCCACGCTGCGGGTGGTGATCCTCGGGGGGCCGCCGTTCGACGAGGAGATCACCATGTGGTGGAACTTCGTGGGACGCTCGCACGAGGAGATCGTCGCGTTCCGCGAGACGTGGAACCGGCAGCTCGGCGTCGAGCCCGGCGGCGCGGAACCCGAAGCGCCCGACGGCGCCCCCTTTGGGCCCGTCGTGGAGCTCACCGGGGGCGAGCGTCCCCTCCCGGCGCCGCCGCTGCCGAACGCCAGGCTCCGACCGCGACCGCGGGCGCGGCAGGGGGAGACCAAGGAACAGAGAGAGGCACCGATGACAGTGCAGGAATCAGAGAAGCAGGCCGGGCACGCAGAGTTCGTCCATGCCGAGCAGAGGCACCGCTACGAGGTCCACGTAGGAGGCGTGACGGCCGGATTCACCCAGTACCGGGTGAAGGAGGGCGGTGCCGTCCTCGCGTTCGACCACACCGAGGTGGCGGACGGGTACTCGGGGATGGGGCTCGCGAGCAAGCTTGTCACCTTCGCGCTCGATGACGTCCGCGCCAAGGGACAGCACATCCGCCCCTACTGCCCGTATGTGCGGGCCTTCCTCAAGCGCCACCGCGAGTATGCGGACCTCGTGGAGGAAGGGTTCACCCCTCCGGAGGACTGA
- a CDS encoding GNAT family N-acetyltransferase: protein MSIVWKPIEPDHAPAWAELSNVLARSDDTDEFYEPEDLVEELGEPGVNPVTDTLGGWDGDTMVAYGQLRVASSLTDRETKASLAGGVHPGWRGRGLGRAVMDWIEPRADGLAQERYPGAPVVWSVWCGKPGSSAERLASSRGYSPARYFRDMRLDLGAWEAPAPAAAAAVGSPVSPGMAEALRRAHNEAFADHWGSSERSPALWADQLAARSFRALMSRAALSADPALAPEDAVDAYVLSSEFVTGELYIALVGTRRRARGRGLATALLTEVLAAARDAGYRQVDLGVDSASPTGALGLYERVGFSPVRTNVVYECRR from the coding sequence ATGAGCATTGTGTGGAAACCCATCGAGCCCGACCACGCTCCCGCTTGGGCGGAGCTGAGCAACGTCTTGGCCCGCAGCGACGACACGGACGAGTTCTACGAGCCCGAGGACCTCGTCGAGGAGCTCGGTGAGCCCGGGGTCAACCCCGTGACGGACACGCTCGGCGGGTGGGACGGCGACACGATGGTGGCATACGGGCAGCTCCGCGTGGCCTCCAGCCTGACTGATCGGGAGACCAAGGCGTCCCTCGCCGGCGGTGTCCACCCTGGCTGGCGGGGACGCGGCCTGGGCCGCGCCGTCATGGACTGGATCGAGCCGCGCGCGGACGGGCTCGCCCAGGAGCGCTACCCGGGCGCGCCGGTGGTGTGGTCCGTGTGGTGCGGCAAGCCCGGCTCGTCTGCCGAGCGGCTGGCGTCCAGCCGGGGGTACAGCCCGGCGCGCTATTTCCGCGACATGCGCCTCGACCTCGGCGCGTGGGAGGCCCCCGCGCCTGCGGCTGCCGCAGCGGTGGGGAGCCCCGTCTCGCCAGGGATGGCGGAGGCGCTGCGCCGCGCCCACAATGAGGCATTCGCGGACCACTGGGGATCGAGCGAGCGCAGCCCGGCCCTCTGGGCGGACCAGCTCGCCGCCCGCAGCTTCCGGGCGTTGATGAGCAGGGCCGCCCTCTCCGCGGACCCCGCGTTGGCGCCGGAGGACGCCGTCGATGCGTACGTCCTCTCGAGCGAGTTCGTGACGGGCGAGCTGTACATCGCGCTTGTCGGGACCCGCCGGCGTGCCCGCGGACGCGGGCTCGCCACCGCCCTCCTGACCGAGGTGCTCGCGGCCGCCCGGGACGCGGGCTACCGGCAGGTGGACCTGGGCGTGGACTCCGCCAGCCCCACCGGGGCCCTCGGGCTGTACGAGCGGGTGGGGTTCTCCCCCGTCCGGACCAACGTGGTCTACGAGTGCAGGCGCTAG
- a CDS encoding SDR family oxidoreductase: protein MTADQSRDDPRRGDPQHREGRPLALLTGVGREAGIGAGIARELARQGWDLALSYWRPYDARMPWGVQEHDVGRLAGELRGLGAVVATIEADLSDPAVPARLLAQAGSDRPVRALVLSHAESVDSGLLDTDVESFDRHVAVNARASWLLVAAFAEQFPEAWHGLGRIVALTSDHIVGNMPYGASKGALDRIVVAAARELGPRGIAANALNPGPIDTGWMDAPTRAVLAARQPWGQLGTPADVAAVVAFLLSGPGGWVNGQLLHADGGFSAP from the coding sequence GTGACCGCCGACCAGTCCCGTGATGACCCGCGGCGAGGAGACCCCCAGCACCGGGAGGGCCGCCCGCTCGCGCTCCTGACCGGCGTCGGGCGCGAGGCCGGAATCGGCGCGGGCATCGCCCGCGAACTCGCCCGCCAGGGCTGGGACCTGGCGCTCTCCTACTGGCGGCCCTACGACGCGCGCATGCCGTGGGGTGTCCAGGAGCACGACGTCGGGCGGCTGGCCGGGGAGCTCCGCGGACTCGGCGCTGTGGTCGCCACGATCGAGGCCGACCTCTCAGATCCCGCCGTGCCTGCGCGCCTGCTGGCCCAGGCCGGGTCCGACCGGCCGGTGCGGGCGCTCGTGCTGAGCCACGCGGAGTCGGTGGACTCGGGGCTTCTCGACACGGACGTCGAGTCCTTCGACCGGCACGTGGCGGTGAACGCCCGCGCCTCCTGGCTCCTGGTCGCGGCGTTCGCCGAGCAGTTCCCCGAGGCGTGGCACGGGCTCGGGCGGATCGTGGCGCTCACGTCGGACCACATCGTGGGGAATATGCCGTACGGGGCAAGCAAGGGTGCGCTCGACCGGATCGTCGTCGCCGCGGCCCGCGAGCTCGGGCCGCGGGGGATCGCCGCCAACGCCCTCAATCCCGGCCCGATCGATACGGGATGGATGGACGCGCCCACCCGCGCTGTCCTGGCGGCCCGGCAGCCGTGGGGCCAGCTCGGCACGCCGGCCGACGTCGCGGCGGTCGTGGCCTTCCTCCTGAGCGGGCCCGGAGGCTGGGTCAACGGTCAGCTGCTTCATGCGGACGGCGGTTTCTCCGCCCCATAG